A region of the Pukyongiella litopenaei genome:
CGGCCGTGTCCGGTATATCGAGATGCCGCCTTTGCAGCTTCCCGAGGTTGGGGCCGATCAATTGAATAGTCTCTGGCTGCGTGGTGGCTTTCCAGACAGTTTCTTGGCTGCAAGCGATCAGGCCAGCATGGACTGGCGTCTGGATTTCATGCGCACATATCTGGAACGTGACATCCCTGCCCTCGGCCCGCGTATTCCAGCCGCGACCTTGCGGCGCTTCTGGACCATGTTGGCGCATGTGCAAGGCGGCCTGTTGAATGCTGCTGCTCTTGCTGAAGGGCTTGGTGTTTCTGGCCAAACCATCGGCCGTTACCTCGACCTTCTCGTCGATCTTATGCTGGTGCGGCGGCTGCAGCCCTGGCACGAGAATGTCGGAAAGCGTCTGGTGAAATCGCCAAAGGTCTATGTGAGGGACAGCGGGATGGTGCACGCCCTGTTGAGTATTGGTACGACCGAGGGCTTGCTCGGGCATCCCGTCGTCGGCGGCAGTTGGGAGGGGTTCTGCATCGAGGCCCTTCTTGCCGCAGCACCTGCCGGTACGGAACCCTTCTTCTATCGCACCTCTGCCGGAGCTGAACTTGATATGGTTCTGCGTCTGCCGGGTGGCGACATCTGGGCCATCGAGATCAAACGCACGACGACACCGAAGGTCACGCGCGGATTCCACACGGGTGCGGAAGATATCAAGGCCAACCGGAAGCTGCTGATCTACGCTGGAGAGCATGACGTCCCCGTGGCCGAGGACGTTCGTGCAATGCCTCTCGAACACGGAATCGGTCAACTGAGAAAACTCTAGTGCGGCGCAGGTTCTTCCCGTTCGACGCATGCCTATGATGTATTGGATTTAGACCAAGAGTTGAATCTCAACGGCTTCCGCAAGTTTGGAGGATCTCGCGAACGAATGGGAGGTGCTCGTGGGCGCCGACTTTCGCCCTCCGCATGCCTCCCGAAGTGGCCAGGTAGCATGAACACAGGTCGCAGCGGTCGTCACATCATAGTAGGTTGTCGCCAATCTTCCTCCCCTCCCCTCCCCTGCGGCGCGTCGCCTTCAGCGTGGTCGGGCTTTGGCCAGCTGCGCAACTGCCGTTTGGGCTGCACCAGTTTCACGAGTGTCGATATCGAAACCCGCCAAATGCGTCGGCTCCATCTCTACCCTGACCTCCGACCTCGGGACCCCCGTTCAACTCATCGCGAGTTCGAACCCGATGGCCCCCAACGCACCGCGTCCCCGCCCGCTCCCCGCGCGGCAAGTTGGTTGAGTGCGGCGACATCTGGAAAAAAGCAGAACAAGGAGACCGGTGTCGACTTCTACACGCTGACCTTCCGCGTGCACGGTTTCGGCGTTAACCTCGCCAAGGTCGCGAACAGGACGGCCTGTCCGCGGTCGTCTCCTAGGGGAGCGAAAGTCGTCGCCTAAGCCATAGGTAGGACCGCTCGGGCGGTCAGGCCACATACACGAACGACATTTTTGCACGCGTGCAAAATCACGAAGTTCTGCGGTTTGCCACTCGATTTCCCTCGCAGGGCGGCCCATATTGTGCGTCGAAAATCATGTAGGCGTACAATATCTGTACATTTCTTCAAAAACCGTGCTATTTACATCTGGAAGCGATTCCGAGAGAGAATCGAAAGAGAGCGGTGACATGAGCGGCAGTATAGAACAGTTTCTTCAAGATCTCGAACGAGGCCTTGGGCGGACTATGGTCTCGGTCAACAAAGAGTTGACGATGCGAGAGCGTATCAAGCGCTCTTGGTCGATGCGCCAATGTGCGCGGTTTCTGGATATCAGCCATCAGCATCTGACAAAGTTCGCCAAGGACAACGAGGATTTTCCAGCAGGCAAGCATGTCGGGCGAGAGCGTGTGTTCACGCTTGCTGAATTGATGCACATCCGGGCCTTGATGGCCGCGTCTGCCAAACGGCCGGAACACTTCCTCGCGTGGCGAAAGCCTAATGATCCATTGCCCGTCATTTCCTTTGCAAGCCAGAAAGGTGGTACGGCAAAGTCACTAAGTGCTGCGCATTTCGCGCAGTATCTGAGTTTGCACTACGGTATGCGCGTAGGCGTCATGGATGCTGATCCGCAAAGCACTATCACGCTCTACTTCGTGGGTGGTGAAGAAATGCCCACATTGCCGGACGATGAAACGCCGACGATGGTGGATTTCGCAGGGCTCTTTCAAACCGACGAATCTATCCCCTATACCGATTACGATGCGGAAACGCTCGACGGGTTCTTCAAGCGCACTTCCTGGCCGGGCGTGAGGTTGGTGCCAGCCCATGGCGAAACCTCTGAAGGCGAGATTCAGATCGCCAGACTGCTACGTATAGGTACACCAGAGAAGCGGTTTTACAGATTCCTCAGAGACTCCATTGACCGCTGGAAGGATGGGCATCCCTCCGTCACCCGCCCGAATGAACTGGTAAGCGATGGACGGGTAGACACGGAGAAGTTTGACCGCGCTCTGAATGAAACGTTGGACTGCATCATCATCGACTATCAACCCGCGCTGACACTCTTCCAATTGAACAATGTCATGGCGTCCACGTCACTCATTATCCCGCAGACGATGAAGGGTTTCGACATTGCGACCTTGTCCACTTTCGTAACCGGCCTGCTCACCATGCTGCGCCATATCTTTGCGACTGATCGCATCGATATGGGGGGGGCTGCGCATATGCTCTTACCCACCATTGTTCAGCGAACAAATGAGCAAGATCTAACACAGGTTGGCAATCTTCTGGAAAACTGCCCCGATGAGGTGTTGCCGGTTTTCTATCTCCGGTCTGATGCGATTTCGAACGCCTCGGACGTCTATCAGTCGGTCTATGAATACGATCCGGATACTCCTGGCAAGCGCAAGGGTATCAACCGGT
Encoded here:
- a CDS encoding ParA family protein gives rise to the protein MSGSIEQFLQDLERGLGRTMVSVNKELTMRERIKRSWSMRQCARFLDISHQHLTKFAKDNEDFPAGKHVGRERVFTLAELMHIRALMAASAKRPEHFLAWRKPNDPLPVISFASQKGGTAKSLSAAHFAQYLSLHYGMRVGVMDADPQSTITLYFVGGEEMPTLPDDETPTMVDFAGLFQTDESIPYTDYDAETLDGFFKRTSWPGVRLVPAHGETSEGEIQIARLLRIGTPEKRFYRFLRDSIDRWKDGHPSVTRPNELVSDGRVDTEKFDRALNETLDCIIIDYQPALTLFQLNNVMASTSLIIPQTMKGFDIATLSTFVTGLLTMLRHIFATDRIDMGGAAHMLLPTIVQRTNEQDLTQVGNLLENCPDEVLPVFYLRSDAISNASDVYQSVYEYDPDTPGKRKGINRFIENADAVNDAIVSRLWPGLERGYADEWMQKFYDFEEEAE